In Salinigranum marinum, one DNA window encodes the following:
- a CDS encoding DNA-3-methyladenine glycosylase 2 family protein — translation MTATDSPHDHLRAADEVLAALIDDHGELGIEPAEDLFERLVTSILRQQVSMASAAATRERLFAAVDVTPAGVLAADETVLKDAGLSRQKTRYVRNVAEAFVERDYSHERFSGMDDEAVVAELTSITGVGDWTARMQLMFALGRPDVFPVGDLGIRKGMRTLYGDLSREEMVEKAEVWRPYRSYASLYLWRSKEDVAESVAEVIER, via the coding sequence GTGACAGCGACGGACTCCCCCCACGACCACCTCCGCGCGGCCGACGAGGTGCTCGCGGCGCTCATCGACGACCACGGCGAACTCGGGATCGAACCCGCCGAGGACCTCTTCGAACGACTCGTCACCTCGATCCTCCGCCAGCAGGTGTCGATGGCTTCGGCCGCGGCGACCCGCGAGCGCCTCTTCGCGGCCGTCGACGTGACGCCCGCGGGCGTCCTCGCGGCCGACGAGACGGTGCTGAAGGATGCCGGTCTCTCGCGGCAGAAGACACGCTACGTCCGGAACGTCGCCGAGGCCTTCGTCGAGCGCGACTACTCTCACGAACGCTTCAGCGGAATGGACGACGAGGCGGTCGTCGCGGAGCTCACGTCGATCACGGGGGTCGGGGACTGGACCGCTCGGATGCAGCTCATGTTCGCGCTGGGCCGCCCGGACGTCTTCCCCGTCGGGGACCTCGGCATTCGAAAGGGGATGCGGACGCTGTACGGCGACCTCTCCCGCGAGGAGATGGTCGAGAAGGCGGAGGTGTGGCGGCCCTACCGGAGCTACGCGAGCCTCTACCTCTGGCGTTCGAAGGAGGACGTCGCCGAGTCGGTCGCGGAGGTCATCGAGCGGTAA
- a CDS encoding RimK/LysX family protein has protein sequence MTETDDVRVGVLSLHNSKETKAILNAVEDLGHTPVWLRRENAAINIEGSEVTVEPEVDIIANRLLLSNTEEPAELLGLATTFNRIRPMLNEPDAVLTAIHKFATAATLANWNIQVPDALLALSNERLNQGRERFGDVGVYKTAIGTHGGGTWKVDLTEPVNPKVGNRQAFLQSLIDRDETRHRDLRVYIVAGEVVGAMYRYAPDGDWRTNVALGGAVEDATDDMPTEARETALYAAEVMGLDYVGVDLVEGDDGWFVLEVNPTAGFKGLHQATGTSAAPHIAKLAIETAGGAVDDARVEQLSSTLDDSTPSCKPRSAMTQREDTPLIGYIEDVVVSGTSGSTTTLAKSDTGATRTSIDTSLAAEIGAGPIKSMTRVKSGSVKGGKARPVVDLVIGIGGRQHTVTASVEDRSHMDYPVLLGRDILQHYRVDVRRRSDAEDRNLDEEEEELLE, from the coding sequence ATGACCGAAACGGACGACGTACGGGTGGGTGTTCTCAGCCTCCACAACAGCAAGGAGACGAAGGCGATCCTGAACGCTGTCGAGGACCTGGGCCACACGCCTGTGTGGCTCCGCCGTGAGAACGCCGCGATCAACATCGAGGGGAGCGAGGTGACCGTCGAACCGGAGGTGGACATCATCGCGAACCGCCTGCTCCTGTCGAACACCGAAGAGCCCGCGGAGCTCCTGGGGCTGGCGACGACGTTCAACCGCATCCGCCCCATGCTGAACGAACCCGACGCCGTCCTCACCGCGATCCACAAGTTCGCTACGGCCGCGACCCTGGCGAACTGGAACATCCAGGTGCCGGACGCCCTGCTCGCGCTGTCGAACGAACGGCTCAACCAGGGCAGAGAGCGGTTCGGCGACGTCGGCGTCTACAAGACCGCCATCGGTACTCATGGCGGCGGCACGTGGAAGGTCGACCTCACCGAACCCGTCAACCCGAAGGTCGGCAACCGGCAGGCGTTCCTCCAGAGCCTCATCGACCGCGACGAGACCCGGCACCGCGACCTCCGGGTGTACATCGTCGCCGGCGAGGTCGTCGGCGCGATGTACCGCTACGCCCCCGACGGGGACTGGCGGACAAACGTCGCCCTCGGCGGCGCGGTCGAGGACGCCACGGACGACATGCCGACCGAGGCGCGCGAGACGGCGCTGTATGCCGCCGAGGTCATGGGCCTCGACTACGTCGGCGTCGACCTCGTCGAGGGCGACGACGGCTGGTTCGTCCTCGAAGTGAACCCCACCGCGGGCTTCAAGGGACTCCACCAGGCGACGGGGACCAGCGCCGCGCCGCACATCGCCAAACTCGCCATCGAGACGGCCGGCGGCGCGGTCGACGACGCCCGGGTCGAACAGCTCTCCTCGACGCTCGACGACTCCACGCCCTCCTGTAAGCCGCGGTCGGCGATGACCCAGCGCGAGGACACGCCACTCATCGGCTACATCGAGGACGTCGTCGTCTCGGGCACCAGCGGCTCGACGACCACGCTCGCCAAGTCCGACACGGGTGCGACCCGGACGAGCATCGACACGTCGCTCGCCGCGGAGATCGGCGCGGGACCGATCAAGAGCATGACCCGCGTCAAGAGCGGGTCGGTCAAGGGTGGGAAGGCCCGGCCGGTCGTCGACCTCGTCATCGGAATCGGCGGCCGCCAGCACACCGTCACCGCGAGCGTCGAGGACCGCTCGCACATGGACTACCCCGTGCTCTTGGGACGGGACATCCTCCAGCACTACCGCGTCGACGTCCGCCGGCGCTCCGACGCCGAGGACCGCAACCTCGACGAGGAGGAAGAAGAACTGCTGGAGTGA
- a CDS encoding succinylglutamate desuccinylase/aspartoacylase family protein, with the protein MTSDGAFTYNGGRVDPGETQNIRYGISETYLGDPVRIPVTIINGEREGPTVFLTAAAHGDELNGIEVVREVAFEWDLSNLAGTLVCMPVLNVPAFLAQQRYLPIYDRDLNRSFPGHEESTSAKRMAYRIFQNFIEPCDFGLDFHTSTRGRTNMLHVRADMTHKGVARLARAFGSNVIIDGEGPDGTLRGEATKAGVPTITVEMGEAHRFQRTLIDDALAGAESVFAEYGLRESTLVRWPGWRTVITDDKEKTWIRADAGGIVDMHYEVGSLVHAGDRICTITNPFKNDNTSVEAPFTGVLVGILENPVVYPGNPICHLVELDDKTRSVVEQRQSPDYHAHV; encoded by the coding sequence ATGACGAGCGACGGGGCGTTTACGTACAACGGGGGACGGGTCGATCCAGGCGAGACCCAGAACATCCGCTACGGCATCTCCGAGACGTATCTGGGTGACCCCGTTCGCATCCCGGTGACCATCATCAACGGCGAGCGCGAGGGACCGACGGTGTTTCTCACCGCCGCGGCCCACGGCGACGAACTCAATGGCATCGAGGTCGTCCGCGAAGTCGCCTTCGAGTGGGACCTCTCGAACCTCGCGGGGACGCTGGTCTGTATGCCCGTGTTGAACGTCCCCGCGTTCCTCGCCCAGCAGCGCTACCTCCCGATCTACGACCGCGACCTCAACCGGTCGTTCCCCGGCCACGAGGAGTCCACCTCGGCGAAGCGGATGGCCTACCGCATCTTCCAGAACTTCATCGAGCCCTGCGACTTCGGCCTCGACTTCCACACCTCGACGCGGGGACGGACGAACATGCTGCACGTCCGCGCCGACATGACCCACAAGGGGGTCGCCCGGCTCGCCCGCGCGTTCGGCTCGAACGTCATCATCGACGGCGAGGGCCCCGACGGGACGCTGAGGGGAGAGGCGACGAAGGCCGGCGTGCCGACGATCACGGTCGAGATGGGCGAGGCCCACCGCTTCCAGCGGACGCTGATCGACGACGCGCTCGCGGGCGCCGAATCCGTGTTCGCCGAGTACGGCCTCCGGGAGTCGACGCTCGTCCGGTGGCCCGGCTGGCGGACGGTCATCACGGACGACAAGGAGAAGACCTGGATCCGCGCCGACGCCGGCGGGATCGTCGACATGCACTACGAGGTCGGCTCGCTCGTCCACGCCGGCGACCGGATCTGTACGATCACCAACCCGTTCAAGAACGACAACACGTCCGTCGAGGCCCCGTTTACGGGCGTGCTCGTCGGGATCCTGGAGAACCCGGTCGTCTACCCGGGCAATCCCATCTGTCACCTCGTCGAACTCGACGACAAGACCCGGAGCGTCGTCGAGCAGCGGCAGTCACCCGACTACCACGCACACGTCTGA